In a genomic window of Chroicocephalus ridibundus chromosome 14, bChrRid1.1, whole genome shotgun sequence:
- the ERN1 gene encoding serine/threonine-protein kinase/endoribonuclease IRE1 isoform X2 — translation MYDTKKKELRWNATYFDYAATLPDEDIKYKMSHFVSNGDGLVVTVDSESGDVLWIQNYASPVVAFYIWQREGLRKVMHTNVGIETLRYLTFMSGEVGHITKWKYPFPKETETKSKLTPTLYVGKYSTSLYASPSMVHEGVTIVPRGSAIPLLEGPKTEGVTIEDNGECFITPSTDVKFSGRLKDKNKLSYWNDWLLIGHHETPLSAPTKILEKFPSNLPKRPENVIPADSDKATIDKVIDVVEGSSTEVPPAVPKDIEEKPARPVPRPEAPVDSMLKDMATIILSTFLLVGWVAFIITYPMSIHHQQQRQHQLEEKIQLLQQQKLPFRAPSDLPPDTDFLETSYGRTESSATSTPNMSPRASNHSAYSSISTSDVGSCLSTEQEEGDEDANRVMVGKISFNPKDVLGHGAEGTIVYRGTFDNRDVAVKRILPECFSFADREVQLLRESDEHPNVIRYFCTEKDRQFQYIAIELCAATLQEYVEQKAFSQHGLQPITLLQQTTSGLAYLHSLSIVHRDLKPHNILISMPNAHGKVKAMISDFGLCKKLAVGRHSFSRRSGVPGTEGWIAPEMLNEDCKENPTYTVDIFSAGCVFYYVVSEGSHPFGKSLQRQANILLGAYSLESLNAGRHEDIVARDLIEQMINMDPQKRPSASCVLKHPFFWRLEKQLQFFQDVSDRIEKESLDSPIVKQLERGGREVVKMDWREHITVPLQTDLRKFRSYKGGSVRDLLRAMRNKKHHYRELPPEVQETLGSIPDDFVCYFTARFPHLLLHTYNAMHICCQERLFQHYYHQDSAELSLAGDTV, via the exons ATGTATGACACCAAGAAGAAGGAGCTGCGATGGAATGCCACCTATTTTGATTATGCAGCTACTCTGCCTGATGAAGACATAAAATACA AAATGTCCCACTTCGTGTCCAATGGAGATGGACTGGTGGTGACCGTGGACAGTGAGTCTGGGGACGTACTGTGGATTCAGAACTACGCGTCTCCTGTGGTAGCTTTTTACATCTGGCAACGTGAAGGATTACGGAAGGTTATGCACACTAACGTGGGGATAGAAACTCTGCGATACTTGACCTTCATGTCTGGGGAGGTTGGACACATTACCAAGTGGAAATAccctttcccaaaggaaacagaGACCAAGAGCAAACTGAC accgaCTCTATATGTAGGGAAATATTCCACAAGCTTGTATGCATCCCCATCGATGGTGCATGAAGGAGTAACCATTGTG CCCCGCGGCAGTGCCATACCCTTACTGGAGGGTCCAAAAACAGAAGGAGTTACGATTGAAGACAATGGCGAGTGTTTCATCACCCCCAGTACGGATGTCAAGTTTTCGGGCAGACTGAAAGACAAGAACAAACTCAGCTATTGGAACGACTGGCTTCTCATAG gGCACCATGAAACACCACTATCTGCCCCTACAAAGATTCTGGAGAAATTCCCAAGCAACTTACCTAAGAGGCCTGAAAACGTGATTCCAGCCGACTCTGATAAAGCCACTATTGACAAG GTTATTGACGTAGTTGAAGGTTCCTCAACAGAAGTGCCTCCTGCTGTTCCGAAGGATATTGAGGAGAAACCTGCTCGGCCTGTCCCTCGGCCAGAGGCTCCTGTGGACTCCATGTTGAAGGACATGGCCACCATCATTCTTAGCACTTTCCTGCTTGTAGGCTGGGTGGCTTTTATCATCACTTATCCAATG AGCATTCATCATCAGCAACAGAGGCAGCATCAGCTGGAAGAGAAAATACAGCTCTTGCAGCAACAAAAGCTGCCCTTTCGTGCTCCCAGTGATCTACCCCCAGACACAGATTTCTTGGAGACCTCCTATGGACGGACAGAGAGCTCAGCTACCAGCACACCAAATATGTCCCCAAGAGCATCAAACCATTCTGCGTATTCCAGCATCTCCACATCTGATGTTGGGAGCTGCCTCTCCACTGAGCAAGAAGAGGGAG ACGAAGATGCAAACAGAGTGATGGTTGGCAAGATTTCATTTAACCCTAAGGATGTATTGGGACACGGAGCTGAAGGGACAATTGTTTACAG GGGCACGTTTGATAATCGAGATGTTGCAGTGAAACGAATTCTTCCTGAGTGCTTCAGCTTTGCAGACCGTGAAGTACAGTTGCTGCGAGAGTCGGATGAGCATCCGAACGTGATCCGATATTTCTGCACGGAGAAGGACCGGCAGTTTCAGTACATCGCCATTGAGCTGTGTGCTGCCACTTTACAGGAG TATGTTGAGCAGAAGGCCTTCAGTCAGCATGGCTTACAACCCATCACTCTCCTGCAACAGACGACATCTGGTCTTGCTTACCTGCACTCCCTTAGCATTG TCCACAGGGACCTGAAGCCCCATAACATCCTCATCTCGATGCCTAATGCCCATGGGAAAGTCAAAGCTATGATTTCAGACTTCGGGCTGTGCAAGAAGCTGGCAGTGGGCAGGCACAGCTTTAGCCGTCGGTCGGGCGTGCCAGGCACCGAAGGGTGGATTGCCCCAGAGATGCTGAATGAAGACTGCAAAGAGAACCCT ACATATACCGTGGACATCTTTTCAGCTGGCTGTGTCTTTTATTATGTGGTATCTGAAGGCAGCCATCCCTTTGGCAAATCTCTACAGCGGCAAGCCAACATTCTGCTGGGTGCATACAGCCTGGAGTCTTTAAATGCAGGGAGGCACG AGGACATAGTCGCTCGTGATTTAATAGAGCAAATGATAAACATGGACCCTCAGAAACGTCCGTCTGCCAGCTGTGTGCTAAAACACCCATTCTTTTGGCGTTTAGAAAAACAGCTCCAGTTTTTTCAG GATGTTAGTGACCGGATAGAGAAAGAATCTTTAGACAGTCCAATAGTCAAGCAATTAGAAAGAGGCGGAAGAGAGGTGGTGAAAATGGACTGGAGAGAGCACATCACGGTTCCTCTTCAGACAG ATCTTCGAAAATTCAGATCGTATAAAGGAGGGTCAGTGCGGGATCTTCTGAGGGCAATGAGAAATAAG aagcaCCATTACCGAGAACTGCCCCCCGAAGTGCAGGAGACGCTGGGCTCCATCCCAGATGATTTCGTGTGTTACTTTACAGCTCGTTTCCCTCACCTGCTCCTACACACCTACAATGCTATGCATATCTGCTGCCAAGAAAGACTGTTTCAGCATTACTATCACCAGGACTCTGCAGAGCTGAGCCTTgcaggagacactgtttga
- the ERN1 gene encoding serine/threonine-protein kinase/endoribonuclease IRE1 isoform X1 yields MESHRRCLLLLSLGALLLSPRPGNTSSVTVPETLLFVSTLDGSLHAVSKRTGAIKWTLKEDPVLQVPIHVEEPAFLPDPNDGSLYTLGGKNSEGLTKLPFTIPELVQASPCRSSDGILYMGKKQDIWYVIDLMTGEKQQTLTSSFAESLCPSTSLLYLGRTEYTITMYDTKKKELRWNATYFDYAATLPDEDIKYKMSHFVSNGDGLVVTVDSESGDVLWIQNYASPVVAFYIWQREGLRKVMHTNVGIETLRYLTFMSGEVGHITKWKYPFPKETETKSKLTPTLYVGKYSTSLYASPSMVHEGVTIVPRGSAIPLLEGPKTEGVTIEDNGECFITPSTDVKFSGRLKDKNKLSYWNDWLLIGHHETPLSAPTKILEKFPSNLPKRPENVIPADSDKATIDKVIDVVEGSSTEVPPAVPKDIEEKPARPVPRPEAPVDSMLKDMATIILSTFLLVGWVAFIITYPMSIHHQQQRQHQLEEKIQLLQQQKLPFRAPSDLPPDTDFLETSYGRTESSATSTPNMSPRASNHSAYSSISTSDVGSCLSTEQEEGDEDANRVMVGKISFNPKDVLGHGAEGTIVYRGTFDNRDVAVKRILPECFSFADREVQLLRESDEHPNVIRYFCTEKDRQFQYIAIELCAATLQEYVEQKAFSQHGLQPITLLQQTTSGLAYLHSLSIVHRDLKPHNILISMPNAHGKVKAMISDFGLCKKLAVGRHSFSRRSGVPGTEGWIAPEMLNEDCKENPTYTVDIFSAGCVFYYVVSEGSHPFGKSLQRQANILLGAYSLESLNAGRHEDIVARDLIEQMINMDPQKRPSASCVLKHPFFWRLEKQLQFFQDVSDRIEKESLDSPIVKQLERGGREVVKMDWREHITVPLQTDLRKFRSYKGGSVRDLLRAMRNKKHHYRELPPEVQETLGSIPDDFVCYFTARFPHLLLHTYNAMHICCQERLFQHYYHQDSAELSLAGDTV; encoded by the exons aTCCTGTACTCCAGGTGCCAATACATGTGGAAGA GCCAGCATTTCTTCCAGACCCAAACGATGGCAGTTTGTATACACTTGGTGGCAAGAATAGTGAAGGCTTGACt aaactTCCATTTACTATCCCAGAGCTGGTGCAGGCATCTCCTTGTCGCAGTTCAGACGGGATCCTGTACATGG GTAAAAAGCAGGATATTTGGTATGTGATTGACCTCATGACTGGGGAGAAACAGCAAACCCTGACTTCCTCATTTGCAGAAAGCCTTTGCCCATCAACGTCCCTCCTGTATCTTGGGAGAACAG AGTACACGATCACAATGTATGACACCAAGAAGAAGGAGCTGCGATGGAATGCCACCTATTTTGATTATGCAGCTACTCTGCCTGATGAAGACATAAAATACA AAATGTCCCACTTCGTGTCCAATGGAGATGGACTGGTGGTGACCGTGGACAGTGAGTCTGGGGACGTACTGTGGATTCAGAACTACGCGTCTCCTGTGGTAGCTTTTTACATCTGGCAACGTGAAGGATTACGGAAGGTTATGCACACTAACGTGGGGATAGAAACTCTGCGATACTTGACCTTCATGTCTGGGGAGGTTGGACACATTACCAAGTGGAAATAccctttcccaaaggaaacagaGACCAAGAGCAAACTGAC accgaCTCTATATGTAGGGAAATATTCCACAAGCTTGTATGCATCCCCATCGATGGTGCATGAAGGAGTAACCATTGTG CCCCGCGGCAGTGCCATACCCTTACTGGAGGGTCCAAAAACAGAAGGAGTTACGATTGAAGACAATGGCGAGTGTTTCATCACCCCCAGTACGGATGTCAAGTTTTCGGGCAGACTGAAAGACAAGAACAAACTCAGCTATTGGAACGACTGGCTTCTCATAG gGCACCATGAAACACCACTATCTGCCCCTACAAAGATTCTGGAGAAATTCCCAAGCAACTTACCTAAGAGGCCTGAAAACGTGATTCCAGCCGACTCTGATAAAGCCACTATTGACAAG GTTATTGACGTAGTTGAAGGTTCCTCAACAGAAGTGCCTCCTGCTGTTCCGAAGGATATTGAGGAGAAACCTGCTCGGCCTGTCCCTCGGCCAGAGGCTCCTGTGGACTCCATGTTGAAGGACATGGCCACCATCATTCTTAGCACTTTCCTGCTTGTAGGCTGGGTGGCTTTTATCATCACTTATCCAATG AGCATTCATCATCAGCAACAGAGGCAGCATCAGCTGGAAGAGAAAATACAGCTCTTGCAGCAACAAAAGCTGCCCTTTCGTGCTCCCAGTGATCTACCCCCAGACACAGATTTCTTGGAGACCTCCTATGGACGGACAGAGAGCTCAGCTACCAGCACACCAAATATGTCCCCAAGAGCATCAAACCATTCTGCGTATTCCAGCATCTCCACATCTGATGTTGGGAGCTGCCTCTCCACTGAGCAAGAAGAGGGAG ACGAAGATGCAAACAGAGTGATGGTTGGCAAGATTTCATTTAACCCTAAGGATGTATTGGGACACGGAGCTGAAGGGACAATTGTTTACAG GGGCACGTTTGATAATCGAGATGTTGCAGTGAAACGAATTCTTCCTGAGTGCTTCAGCTTTGCAGACCGTGAAGTACAGTTGCTGCGAGAGTCGGATGAGCATCCGAACGTGATCCGATATTTCTGCACGGAGAAGGACCGGCAGTTTCAGTACATCGCCATTGAGCTGTGTGCTGCCACTTTACAGGAG TATGTTGAGCAGAAGGCCTTCAGTCAGCATGGCTTACAACCCATCACTCTCCTGCAACAGACGACATCTGGTCTTGCTTACCTGCACTCCCTTAGCATTG TCCACAGGGACCTGAAGCCCCATAACATCCTCATCTCGATGCCTAATGCCCATGGGAAAGTCAAAGCTATGATTTCAGACTTCGGGCTGTGCAAGAAGCTGGCAGTGGGCAGGCACAGCTTTAGCCGTCGGTCGGGCGTGCCAGGCACCGAAGGGTGGATTGCCCCAGAGATGCTGAATGAAGACTGCAAAGAGAACCCT ACATATACCGTGGACATCTTTTCAGCTGGCTGTGTCTTTTATTATGTGGTATCTGAAGGCAGCCATCCCTTTGGCAAATCTCTACAGCGGCAAGCCAACATTCTGCTGGGTGCATACAGCCTGGAGTCTTTAAATGCAGGGAGGCACG AGGACATAGTCGCTCGTGATTTAATAGAGCAAATGATAAACATGGACCCTCAGAAACGTCCGTCTGCCAGCTGTGTGCTAAAACACCCATTCTTTTGGCGTTTAGAAAAACAGCTCCAGTTTTTTCAG GATGTTAGTGACCGGATAGAGAAAGAATCTTTAGACAGTCCAATAGTCAAGCAATTAGAAAGAGGCGGAAGAGAGGTGGTGAAAATGGACTGGAGAGAGCACATCACGGTTCCTCTTCAGACAG ATCTTCGAAAATTCAGATCGTATAAAGGAGGGTCAGTGCGGGATCTTCTGAGGGCAATGAGAAATAAG aagcaCCATTACCGAGAACTGCCCCCCGAAGTGCAGGAGACGCTGGGCTCCATCCCAGATGATTTCGTGTGTTACTTTACAGCTCGTTTCCCTCACCTGCTCCTACACACCTACAATGCTATGCATATCTGCTGCCAAGAAAGACTGTTTCAGCATTACTATCACCAGGACTCTGCAGAGCTGAGCCTTgcaggagacactgtttga